The genomic region GCCTCAGGTCCACTTTGGCCTGGACCAGGCCCTGGCCCTGGCCCAAATCCGGGTCCTGATCCGGGCCCAGGTCCGGGTCTGCAAGCTCCACGAGCCCGAGTTCCAGCAGCCCGTCCGTGCGGATGCCGGGGAGGGCGGCGTCGAGGGTCTCCGCGCGCTGCGGCTCGGCCAGGAGCCAGAGACGCACGACGGCGGCGAGCGCAGCCGTGGTCGGCTCACCGGAGGCGCGCCCGGTGACGATCAGCGCGGGGATGAGCTGGTCCCGGGCGAGCGCCGAATGGGCAGCCTCGCCAAGCAGCTCCGCGACGCCGTCCACGCTGTAGCCGATGGCGCGCAGATCCGCGGCCAGGGCCTCGAGGAGGCCGGGGAGGTCGCTCCGCGGAGCCTCCCGAGTGTCGCCGGCTGTGAAGGGCGCTGCGGGAAGCTGCGCTGAAGGGGACTGCGAGGAAGGAGCCTGCGTGGAAGGAGCCTGCGTGGCGGGGGTTTGCGCTGAGGAAGTCACCGGACAAGTTTAGTCCCGGGTTTGGTCCCGGGCCTGTGCGGGCCGGGCTACAGCCGGGTTTCCGCATAGATCCGCAGGGCGTCCCGGACGAAGGCCGCACTGTCGGCACCGCCGTAGTTCGCGGCGAACCGGGGATCGGCCACGTACATCTCACCGAGTCCCGTCACGTAGGCCTTGATGTCCGGCGGGGAGCCTTCGGCGCCGGCTGTTCCCCCCGTGCCGATTGTTCCCCCGGCATCGCCTGCGGCGGGGGACGCGGCCGGCGTGCCGGGGATGCCCCGGAGCCACTCTACGTGGCGCCGGGCCAGGTCCTGCGCCTGCGCGCTGTCCGCCGGGATGCCCGAGGCTGCGGCGGCCATCCAGTCGGCGCCGAGCTGCCGGGACTGTTCCGCCCAGGCAGCCTTCTCTTCGGACCCCAGGCCGCGCCACCAGGCGTCTGACCTCGCATAGGCATCCTTGCCCCACCGCTGCTGGACTTCTTCCCGATACTGGGTGTGGTCGAAGCCGTCGAACATTTTCTCCGCCATGATCGTTCCTCCCGATTGCAGTGCCTCAATGGTGTGACGGACCGAGGCGATCTGCCGCCCCAGCCTGTCCTGTTCCTGCTGCAGCCACGCCAGATGCCGGCCCAGTGCATGTTCCGCGTCCGCCTCGTTGGCCAGCACGTCCGCGATGGCCGGCAGCCCGAGCCCCAGGTCGCGCAGGAGCAGGATCCGCTGCAGACGGACCAGCGACTCCTGGCCGTAGTAGCGGTAGCCGTTGTTGCCGGTCCGGCTTGGCTTGAGCAGGCCGATGTTGTCGTAGTGCCGCAGGGTCCGGCCGGTGGTGCCCGTCATTTTCGCGATCTGTTGAACGGACCAGTCCATCTCTGCGCCCTCCCGATCCGCTGCCGTTCCGCTCCGCTGTCGTTCCGCTCCGTTGTCGTTCCGCTCCGCCACCATTCGAAGTGCGGTCCCGGCGGTGTGCTGTGCCGACGCCGCAGGGCTTCCCGCCGCGGACCGGCCGCTGCCGGCCCGTCCCCTCGACTCTAAACTTTGACGCTGCGTCAAAGTCAAGCGTTTCGCGAAATCATCCGCGGGAGGAGGCGCCCGGCGATACCGCGCGGCCGGAAGGAGCCCTGCAAGACGGTAAGTTGGACGCATGGTTTTCCCTTCCTCCCACGCTCCGGCCGCCCGGCTGGTTCGGCGGACGCTGACCGGCGCGGCGGCCGCCGTCGTCGTGCTGTCCGCGGCGGCATGTTCCCCGGCCGGTTCGATTGAGAGCGCTGATGTCCCGGCGTGGAAGGCGACCGCACTCCCCCCGGCCCCCGGGACTGTGCTGGAGGACGCCGGCAAGATCCTGAACCGGGACCCGATCGTGCGGTCCGCTTCCAGCGTCCCCGCCGGCACCTACACGTTGACCATGACCTGCGACGGCGGCGGAAAGGTGTTCTTCGCCGTCAGCCTGGACGGGCGTCAGCTGGCCGAAGCAGGAGCCGCCTGCAACGGCAGCCGCGAAACCGCCCGCATCAAGGTGCCCGCCGCAGGCGAGGTCACGCTCAGCACGTCCAGTGTCGATGCCCCGCTCATCTACGCCTACCACCTGGCCGCTTCCGGGTAGGAGCCGCCCGCAGCCGGGGCCCCGTCGTCGGACCCCAGCGCCTCCCCGAAGGGCCCCTCCGATCCCGGGCCTTCGGCCTCTGGCGCGCGGTCCCGGCCGGACTTAATCTCAGGGTATGCCAACTGTGCCGGCCCGGAGGGTGCCGCGACGGCGCACCTCGGCGGCCGCCGTGGTGCTCTCAGTTGCGGTGTTTCTCGGACCGGCACTCTCCGGCTGTGAGTATGAATACGGCGCCGATCACTGGGACGACGAATCTCCCTCCGTTGCGGCCTCGCCGCCCACTGACGCCGCCCTGCCGCAGGACCCTCATCGCAACGAGCCCGTGACGGGCGAAGAGCTGGACGACTGGGTTGACGACGTCCTGCCCGACGCCGCGGGACAGGTGTTTCACACCAGCTTTGGTACCGTACAGGCCGGGGCGGCACACACCGAGACGACCACACCGTTGCCGAGCGGCACCTATTCCCTGACGCTGGCGTGCCGGAGCATGGGCCGGGTGTCCTTCACCGTCCGGAACGGACAGGAGTCGCTGGTGGACCTGAGCCTGCGCTGCGGGACGTCCCGGGTCAATGTGGTCCATCTGTCCAAGGATGCGGTGCTCATCATCCAGGTGACCGGACGGGCCGCGGCCAACTTCGCCTACCGGGTGAGCCGCCTCTGAGGCAGTCCCGGGTCCCGGGGAAGCGGCAGCGCCGCAGGCCGGGCCTGTGAGCCGGAGGGCCGGCGCGGGGCCGGTGAGCCGGACCCGGGATGACCCGGCTGACCCGAACCGATCAGGCGGCGCAGCCGTCGGGGCACCGCAGGGTGTCAGGACTCGAGGCACACTCGGCGCAGTAGAGCGTGAGGGTCCGGCAGCTGGGGTTGGAGCAGTTTTCGAATTTGCTCGTGGGAGCTGAGCAGCGGACACACTCACCGATGGTCTTGGCGTCCTCGCTGAATTCGAGGTGCATGCGCTTGTCGAACACATACAAGGAGCCCTCCCACAGCCCCTGGTCCTTGAAGGCCTCGCCGTACCGGACGATGCCGCCGTCGAGCTGGTAAACCTCTTTGAAGCCGCGGTTCACCATCAGGCTCGAAAGGACCTCGCAGCGGATGCCGCCGGTGCAGTACGTGACAACAGGCTTGTCCTTGAGGGCATCGTATTTGCCCGAGTCGAGTTCCTTGATGAAGTCATGGGTGGTGGCGACGTCGGGGACCACCGCATCCTTGAACTTGCCGATCTGTGCCTCGAAGCCGTTGCGGCCGTCGAAGAATACGACCTCGTCGCCCTGCTGTTTCTTGGCTTCAATGAGTTCGTGCAGTTCCTCGGGCTTGAGGTGCGTGCCGCCGCCCACCACTCCGTCGGCGTCGACCCGGAGTTCGCCGGGGGCGCCGAAGGACACGATTTCGTCCCGCACTTTGACGCTGAGCCGCGGGAAGTCGGCCGCGCCGCCGTCGGACCACTTCACGTCG from Arthrobacter sp. NicSoilB8 harbors:
- a CDS encoding MerR family transcriptional regulator; translated protein: MDWSVQQIAKMTGTTGRTLRHYDNIGLLKPSRTGNNGYRYYGQESLVRLQRILLLRDLGLGLPAIADVLANEADAEHALGRHLAWLQQEQDRLGRQIASVRHTIEALQSGGTIMAEKMFDGFDHTQYREEVQQRWGKDAYARSDAWWRGLGSEEKAAWAEQSRQLGADWMAAAASGIPADSAQAQDLARRHVEWLRGIPGTPAASPAAGDAGGTIGTGGTAGAEGSPPDIKAYVTGLGEMYVADPRFAANYGGADSAAFVRDALRIYAETRL
- a CDS encoding rhodanese-related sulfurtransferase, which produces MALNRIVLFYGFTPLADPDAVRLWQRALCEKLGLTGRIIISKDGINATVGGELNAVKQYVKTTREYKGFHGIDVKWSDGGAADFPRLSVKVRDEIVSFGAPGELRVDADGVVGGGTHLKPEELHELIEAKKQQGDEVVFFDGRNGFEAQIGKFKDAVVPDVATTHDFIKELDSGKYDALKDKPVVTYCTGGIRCEVLSSLMVNRGFKEVYQLDGGIVRYGEAFKDQGLWEGSLYVFDKRMHLEFSEDAKTIGECVRCSAPTSKFENCSNPSCRTLTLYCAECASSPDTLRCPDGCAA